In Gemmatimonadetes bacterium T265, one DNA window encodes the following:
- a CDS encoding flagellar hook-associated protein FlgK, translating into MSLNSVLGTARSALTAQQVVISTVGNNIANAQTPGYSRQTVDLAASTPIEFTYGAVGSGVTVAGITRSRDQLLDTSVRQETGSESAATESQSLLSSVQDVLGEPSDTGLASAMDAFWSGWSDLAAQPASGAAKAVVVQRGAAAATMLNQFDSRLADLRTQTTTALDNSLAGANTLAKQIADLNGRIVSSEAGGQQANDLRDARDNAVDDLAKLGAVRTFTKADGSMQVTFGSYTLVDGIDARQLQRTTDANGKVALAFADQPNHALAPSGGSTQAMADFLNGGAQSVQDQLDALANTLAAAVNQVVAQGHDASGASAGPFFVSKLDSTFTPTADPFATPPSAGTVTARTISVNTSLVADATALPTSSSVQQPSNNDLALALAGLRTASTSSVGGVTVSFTVPDRSRPATATGGTTTPARAASTGATTFADFYNATVTGLGVQVKAATDDAQVHTTLAGQARTRRQSVDGVNTDEELTNLMQAQQAYAAAAKIVSTVDDMMKTLVEMV; encoded by the coding sequence ATGTCGCTCAACTCGGTCCTCGGCACCGCGCGCTCCGCGCTCACGGCGCAGCAGGTCGTCATCTCGACGGTCGGCAACAACATCGCCAACGCGCAGACGCCCGGGTACTCGCGCCAGACGGTCGACCTTGCGGCCTCCACGCCGATCGAGTTCACCTACGGCGCCGTCGGGAGCGGCGTGACCGTGGCCGGCATCACCCGCAGCCGCGACCAGCTCCTCGACACGTCGGTCCGCCAGGAGACGGGGAGCGAGAGCGCGGCCACGGAAAGCCAGTCGCTCCTCAGCTCGGTCCAGGACGTGTTAGGCGAACCGTCCGACACCGGCCTCGCGTCGGCGATGGACGCCTTCTGGTCCGGCTGGTCCGACCTCGCCGCCCAGCCGGCGAGCGGCGCGGCGAAGGCCGTCGTCGTCCAGCGCGGCGCCGCGGCGGCGACGATGCTCAACCAGTTCGACTCGCGCCTCGCCGACCTCCGCACGCAGACGACCACCGCGCTCGACAACAGCCTCGCGGGCGCGAACACCCTCGCCAAGCAGATTGCCGACCTGAACGGCCGCATCGTCTCGAGCGAGGCGGGCGGCCAGCAGGCGAACGACCTCCGCGACGCGCGCGACAACGCCGTCGACGACCTCGCCAAGCTCGGCGCCGTGCGGACGTTCACGAAGGCCGACGGCTCCATGCAGGTCACCTTCGGCTCCTACACGCTCGTCGACGGGATCGACGCGCGTCAGCTGCAACGCACGACCGACGCGAACGGCAAGGTCGCGCTCGCTTTCGCCGACCAGCCCAACCACGCGCTCGCGCCGTCCGGCGGCTCGACGCAGGCGATGGCCGACTTCCTCAACGGCGGCGCGCAGTCGGTGCAGGACCAGCTCGACGCGCTCGCCAACACGCTCGCCGCCGCCGTGAATCAGGTCGTCGCGCAGGGCCACGACGCCTCGGGCGCGAGCGCGGGGCCGTTCTTCGTCAGCAAGCTCGACAGCACGTTCACGCCGACCGCCGACCCGTTCGCCACGCCGCCGTCGGCCGGCACCGTCACGGCGCGCACGATCAGCGTCAACACGAGCCTCGTCGCCGACGCCACCGCGCTGCCGACCTCGTCCAGCGTGCAGCAGCCGAGTAACAACGACCTCGCGCTCGCCCTGGCCGGGCTGCGCACCGCGTCGACGTCGTCGGTCGGCGGTGTGACCGTCAGCTTCACCGTGCCCGACCGCAGCCGGCCGGCCACAGCGACCGGCGGGACCACCACGCCCGCGCGGGCGGCCTCCACGGGTGCGACCACGTTCGCCGACTTCTACAACGCGACGGTCACCGGCCTCGGCGTGCAGGTCAAGGCCGCCACGGACGACGCGCAGGTCCACACGACCCTCG
- a CDS encoding flagellar basal body rod protein FlgG, producing MDPALRAAASGMMAQQTRSEVIANNLANVNTTGFKRSRAQFEDLLYQNVQGAAVIGAAESQTTPAVQVGRGTRLTAVTRLHTQGTLETTNRPLDVAIEGEGFFQVQTGQGQVAYTRDGSLQISDQGVLVTSEGYTVQPSIRIPQDATTVSISRTGVVTATRGNDTSKPQELGRLELARFVNPAGLQADGQNLYSPTPASGEAQAGFPGDDGIGSLVQGSLEGSNVEIVQEMVDMITAMRAYEINSKAIKNSEDMSEIADNLVK from the coding sequence ATGGATCCGGCACTCCGCGCCGCCGCGAGCGGCATGATGGCCCAGCAGACCCGCAGCGAGGTCATCGCCAACAACCTCGCCAACGTCAACACGACGGGCTTCAAGCGCAGCCGCGCCCAGTTCGAGGACCTGCTCTACCAGAACGTCCAGGGCGCCGCCGTTATCGGCGCCGCCGAGAGCCAGACCACCCCCGCCGTGCAGGTCGGCCGCGGCACCCGGCTCACCGCCGTCACCCGCCTCCACACGCAGGGCACCCTCGAAACGACCAACCGCCCGCTCGACGTCGCGATCGAGGGCGAGGGCTTCTTCCAGGTCCAGACCGGCCAGGGCCAGGTCGCCTACACGCGCGACGGCTCGCTCCAGATCAGCGACCAGGGCGTGCTCGTGACGAGCGAGGGCTACACCGTCCAGCCGTCGATCCGCATCCCCCAGGACGCGACGACGGTCAGCATCTCGCGCACCGGCGTCGTGACCGCGACGCGCGGCAACGACACGTCGAAGCCCCAGGAACTCGGGCGCCTCGAGCTCGCCCGCTTCGTCAACCCGGCCGGCCTCCAGGCCGACGGCCAGAACCTCTACTCGCCGACGCCGGCGAGCGGCGAGGCCCAGGCCGGCTTCCCGGGCGACGACGGCATCGGCTCGCTCGTGCAGGGGTCGCTCGAAGGCAGCAACGTCGAGATCGTGCAGGAGATGGTCGACATGATCACCGCGATGCGCGCCTACGAGATCAACTCCAAGGCGATCAAGAACAGCGAGGACATGTCGGAGATCGCCGACAACCTGGTGAAGTGA
- the flgG gene encoding flagellar basal-body rod protein FlgF, translating into MPRPTGLTSAAGALRYWERRQELVANNLANVSTDGFKGDRGFARLVGAGTAGESAAVQSAVDLTAGSLRETRNPLDVALQSEGFFVVRPAGAQDATAERWTRAGSFQLDADRRLVAADGSAVLGTSGPITVPPNTTVAVGPDGTVRASGPGGDRVIAQLRVERAPAGTSLAHDGATRFVPPAARQSVAPADRRVRQGFLEESNVTPVGALVDMIAVQRAYASVQKAVTTMDAVRGLAANELGKPV; encoded by the coding sequence ATGCCTCGCCCCACCGGCCTCACCAGCGCCGCCGGCGCGCTCCGCTACTGGGAGCGCCGGCAGGAACTCGTCGCCAACAACCTCGCGAACGTCTCGACCGACGGCTTCAAGGGCGACCGCGGCTTCGCCCGCCTCGTCGGCGCGGGCACGGCCGGCGAGAGCGCCGCCGTCCAGAGCGCGGTCGACCTCACCGCCGGCTCGCTCCGCGAGACGCGCAACCCGCTCGACGTCGCCCTACAGTCCGAGGGCTTCTTCGTCGTCCGGCCGGCCGGAGCCCAAGACGCCACCGCCGAGCGCTGGACGCGCGCCGGCTCCTTCCAGCTCGACGCCGACCGGCGGCTCGTCGCCGCCGACGGCAGCGCGGTGTTAGGCACCTCGGGTCCGATCACCGTCCCGCCCAATACGACCGTCGCCGTCGGCCCCGACGGCACCGTGCGCGCGAGCGGGCCGGGCGGCGACCGCGTGATCGCCCAACTGCGCGTCGAGCGGGCCCCGGCCGGCACTTCGCTCGCCCACGACGGCGCGACCCGCTTCGTCCCGCCCGCCGCCCGCCAGAGCGTGGCCCCCGCCGACCGCCGCGTGCGCCAGGGCTTCCTGGAAGAGAGCAACGTCACCCCGGTCGGCGCGCTCGTCGACATGATCGCCGTGCAGCGCGCGTACGCCTCGGTCCAGAAGGCCGTTACCACGATGGACGCCGTCCGCGGCCTCGCCGCGAACGAACTCGGCAAACCCGTCTAA